In the Acidobacteriota bacterium genome, AGCTTCCTGGCCGTCGGTCGCCGCGTCAATGCGGGCTTCGCGTCGGATTATGAACTGGCGCGCTTCTTCGCCTCGCTCACGGTTGGCAGCGCAATATTCGTTGAAGTCCTGGAAGAGCACGACTCCTATTTCAAATTCAATCTGGCGACGATCAATCTGTTCAACCTGCTCCGGCTGGAAAACGACACGACCTATCGCAACCGTTATCTCGACACCTACAACGTGCTGCGCCGCACGACGGACGATCACGGCAATGCGCATTTCAATATGCTTGACCGGGCCATCCGCGGAACGGCGGACGTAACGCGCGATGAAGCGACGCGCCAGATGTTAAACGATTGGTTGAAACGCCCACGCCGCGATGTCTGGTTGGATTGGCGCACCAGCGCGCGCTTTGCCGCCTGTGGCGCAGACAGAGCCTGTGCGCCGCTGCCGATTGTTGACCGCATCACCACAGACTTCCTCTGGCAACGCAGCCCGTTTTTGTTGTGGGGCGGCGGTTACGGCACGATTGAGGGCGCAGGCATTGATTACCTGCTGCCATACTGGATGGCGCGTTATTACGGCGTGATTCAGGAATATCAAGCACCAAAACGCAACGCCTCAACTGGTGCAACAGGGCTGCCCACGCGCTCAAGAAACAACTGATTCCAACCTCACGCGGCCAAACAGAATTAGCCACAGAGGCACGGAGTCACAGAGAGGAGATTGAGCATTTGTTCAGACTCTTTCCCTCTGTGACTCCGTGCCTCTGTGGCTAATCTTCTTTGTCCGTATGCTACCTGCTACAGCTTACGCAGCTTCACACTCTCCACCGCATGATCTGCGCCCTTCTCCAAAATCAAATGCGCGCGCGTGCGCGTCGGCTGGATATTTTCGCGCAGGTTCAAGCCGTTGATTTCTTCCCAAATGCTCAGCGCTTTTTGCACGGCTTCTTGATCGGAAAGATTGGCGTAACGGTGAAAGTAGGACGCCGGATCGCGGAAGGCCGTGCGCCGCAAAGTCAAAAAGCGATTCACATACCAGCGTTTGATGTATTCCTCGTCCGCATCCACATAGATCGAAAAGTCGAAGTAATCCGACACGAACACAGGGTTATCCGCGCCCACGCCGGTTTGCAGCACATTCAGGCCCTCGACGATCACGATGTCCGGCTGCCGCACCTTGACCGTGTTGTCGGGCAGAATGTCGTAAATGATGTGCGAATAGACAGGCGCTTCGACTTCGGGTTCGCCCGCTTTGACATCGGCGATGAAGCGCAGCAAGCGCCGCCGGTCATAGCTTTCGGGAAAGCCTTTGCGTTTCATCAAGCCGCGCTCTTCCAGCACGGTGTTGGGAAAGAGAAAGCCATCGGTCGTGATGAGATCAACTTTAGGATGATGCGGCCATTGCGCCAGCAACGCCTGCAACAAACGCGCGGTCGTGCTCTTGCCCACGGCCACGCTGCCCGCGATGCCGATGACATAAGGAACCCGAGCCGTGTCTTCGCCGAGAAAAATATCCTTGGCTTCGTGCAAACTCTGCTGGGCCGCGACGTACAAATTCAGCAGGCGCGACAGTGGCAAATAAATCTCCGCCACCTCGCGCAACGAAATCTCTTCATTCACGCCACGCAAGCGCACCAAGTCGGCTTCCGACAATGTCAGCGGCGTGTTGTCACGCAAGCGCGCCCATTCCGCGCGCGTGAAGTTGATGTAAGGTGAGAGGGGCATCGTGGTCTGTAGTCGGCGGTCAGGCTTGCTCAACGCAAGGCGAATCCTTTGCCCTGATCGCCTGTCCCGCCGATAATGGCAATGTGTTGTTATTTCATGTTTTCAGTTGAATTGATTCGAGCTTGAAGACTAAACCGTCTTCGGCGGCATTCTAGCATCAGGTCTGTAAGCCAATGAAAGCGACCGGTGATTTAACCAAGGCGCGCACGACCAAGTCGCAGCCGACCAAACGCAGCCTCAAAACGCGGCTGCGCGAATTCAGTTTCTTCGCGCGCGAATGGATCGCGGAACAATTCCCCTTGCCCGAAGAGCGCATTGCCTGGCGTGCTCTGGCCGAAACCTTTTTGCACTTGGGCGCGACGGGCTTTGGCGGCGGCATCGCCGTCATCGGGCAGATTCGCCGCCTGGTGGTGCGCGAGCGCGAGTGGATGTCAGAGGAAGAATTTCTCGACGCCGTTTCGTTGGCGCAAAGCCTGCCCGGCGCGAATGCGGCCAATGCGATCACCTATGTCGGATTGAAACTCGGCGGCTTGCGCGGCGCGGCGGTTTCAGTCGCCAGTTTCATCCTGCCTTCGTTTTTGATGATGATGGCGTTGACGATTGCGCACGGTCACCTGTCAGAGCGCCCCGATGCCAAATTGATCTTCCAGGGTTTTAACGCCGCCGTCGTTGGCCTGATTGCCGCGACGACGGCGCGACTGGGCCAGACGGCGATGCAACGGCAATGGCACTTGGAACTGGGCGTGGCGGCGGGCTTCGTGCTCATCTTCACCGACACCACCGTGGCCGAAGTCGTCTTGCTGGCCGGCCTCATCGGCGTGTTTATTCAATCCTTCAGAGGCCGTGTGCGCCAACGCTGGCGGCGGCAGGCGCGTAAAGAAAAA is a window encoding:
- a CDS encoding type I pantothenate kinase; protein product: MPLSPYINFTRAEWARLRDNTPLTLSEADLVRLRGVNEEISLREVAEIYLPLSRLLNLYVAAQQSLHEAKDIFLGEDTARVPYVIGIAGSVAVGKSTTARLLQALLAQWPHHPKVDLITTDGFLFPNTVLEERGLMKRKGFPESYDRRRLLRFIADVKAGEPEVEAPVYSHIIYDILPDNTVKVRQPDIVIVEGLNVLQTGVGADNPVFVSDYFDFSIYVDADEEYIKRWYVNRFLTLRRTAFRDPASYFHRYANLSDQEAVQKALSIWEEINGLNLRENIQPTRTRAHLILEKGADHAVESVKLRKL